Below is a genomic region from Equus caballus isolate H_3958 breed thoroughbred chromosome X, TB-T2T, whole genome shotgun sequence.
CATGTTGGCAGCTGAATGGTACATCTGGTGATGAGCTGCCTTGAGCTTAGCTTGCAAGTGTGCAGGAGGATGAAAGTACTTGCATTTCTCCCGGGAGCATCGACCTTTGATGTAATCCATGCAGATAGTCACAGTATTATCACTTGCCTCAATCATGGAAACATCTGTGGGGTGAGCATAGCGGCAATCGTTCTCACCACGGGTACAATTTCCACGCTGAAATTCTCGGCAaacctcaaaggaaaaaagaaaaaccacatcaCATTGAAGCCTGGAAGGtgattaacttttatttattttgccagtGAATGTAAGAGCAATAGTATACATTATTCTATCATCTGTTTATGAAAAATCTACAAAGTTGAAAGATAACATAAAGCCGTATTCACTATGAGATGTAAACAGACAATATTTCTATTCCTAGAAAACAAATTCCATTCTTCCCAAAGGAAAATTGTCTATTTTCCttacattgaaataaaaatgcttcaaagtattgctgaaaaaatttttaatcctCCACTTAACACACAGCGTAAAGTGTATTGAGCTGAGTTTGCAAGAGGGGGTTATTTTGTTAAGGTCCAAGATGAGCCTTTTCACACGGCAATGTGTTTTTCCACAAGCAGACTTGTGGACCATGACTGAATTACGTGTACAATGAGATTCCGTGATGATACATTGCAAAGCATTTACAGAGCGGCCAGTGGAGCtgactttgtaagaaactgactagttatttatttcaatttatgaAGAATTACAATTAAAAGAAGTTTGAGGGACTTCCACAAACCAAAAAGCtgtttgaaatttcttttcttaggCATCAAGAGATATTTATCTAgtacatcattcttttttttttttgctgaggaagatgggccctgagctaatatctgttgccaatcttcctcttttttttgctccccaaagctccagcacatagttgtatatcctagttgcaagtcattctagctcttctatatgggatgctgccacagcatggcttgatgagtggtgcgtaagtctgcgcccaggacatgaaccagcgaaccctgggctactgaaacagagcacgtggacttaaccactcagctatggggccagcccctagtacATCATTCTTACAACAACTGTACAACTGAATCAATGCACTTCATCACAGGGTGTCATTGCAGTAATACACTGTTTAACATAAGCTAAACACCGAAGCAGGcttatttaaaacattcaaaacatTGGCTCTGAGAATGATGCTTTATGCATAAGGTTAATATCTAccctatatatatttatatatttttacacaaataCCTCCAGTTTATCTGAGCGCATCAGTTTTGGACCAGGAGCTCCTGTCAATGCAAAAGGCGGGTTTCCAGAAATCAGAACAGGTGCATTTGGTAAAAGTTCAGCAGGAACCAGGCCCATTCCAGGATGAGGTAAGTAAGGATTGAAAGCCATGGCAGGATTAGCTGCAAGTGATGGAGTCATAGGAAAAGAAGTCTGtatgtttaaaagagaaaaaaaggtgtTAGACGTAAGCAGATTATTCCTATTCTTACACAAGGAGGCATTCTTTCAAAAAGTCTAAGCCATATCAAAATTTACCAGTGTATCTTCTGATTAATTTTTAGTCTCATACGAATTCCCACATAGGAGCTTCTTTTAAACCAACAAATCTCTTTAAGTAACAAATTTATTGGTAAATTGATAAAACAAGCTACATAATTTTAACAGTCATGAATTAGACAAATTAAATCTCACTGATGGATTCTCTTCCAAATGTCACCAATGATATCACATATACAGGCAATCTGCTTCGTCTCCTGACATAGGCATGGCCTTTGCAGGCTGACTTCaggttctctctctcctccttcctcttccccatcagtACTGCTTGAGTTTAAGGCTGCCTGTCCCACCATAGTTCCCACTTGTCTACTAAACACTTGCTTCTCTTCTTGGTCCACTTTTAATTATGGAAGACAGGAAAGAGTTGAGGAAGAAAGGGGTATATTTATAAAAGtgaggggccggctgggtggtgcagcagttaagtttgcgcgttccgcttctcggcggcccggggttcgccggttcagatcccgggtgcagacatggcaccgctcagaaggccatgctgtggcaggtgtcccacgtacaaaatgcaggaagatgggcatggatgttagctcagggccagtcttcctcagcaaaaagaggaggtttggcagtagttagctagggataatcttcctcaagaaaaaaaaaagtgagaacgagccagccctgatgtccTACTGTTTAAAGTTCTGTGCTGTCACAGCTTCactggcctgggtttggttcccagttgtggaaccacaccacttgtctgtcagtagccacgctgtgggggtggctcacatagaagaactagaaggatctacaactagaatatacaactatgcactggagtTTGGGgagtgggaaaaaaagaggaagattggcaataaatgttagttcagggcaaatcttctccagcaaaaaaaaaaaaagtgagaactCTAACAACTTCTTGCCATCTACCTAAAATGAGATTGGTgtggtcatttttaaaaaaaaatagaggccTTATTTCAGAAACTAATCTGACTTGCCTAGGTAGGGGGCCAGGTGATATCCACAGTTCAAAAGGAGGCCCTAAAAATGCTATAAGGACCCCTGTTAGTCAGGAAGAAATAAGATAACAGGACTATAAGGTACATAAACTAGAGTATAACTTGAAAAGAAAAGCCTTAGACATGCAAAGGGCTCTTATTGGTTTTTCTATTGTTTGAAAGTCCAGATCTCAAAGAGTTTGATATATGCATTGCCTTTATTATCAGTAATCACACAATTTATCACTCCACTATGCTGTTTTCCAGTTTGTTTCACATGTGGGTGTCTTTTCTTCTCAATGTGGTTATAATTTATTTGataattcccttttctcccctaTAGTACCCAATAATTAGTGAATGCCTGATTGACTGATATAGTCAATgatgaagtttaaaaataaatttaaacattttaatgaattaatagcAAATCATGGGTAAATGCAGTACATTTCTAATAGTGACTCTATAAGGTAGTTAGTGCATTATTGTGCAACTGGTGGTGTCTCACTCTGTATCACTAACAGCATGTGttctttcttgcttcctttttatttctttcactaaaataataatgaatctGTTGCACTGCCAAGCTGTGCCCACACCTTCTGCTAAATCACATTAATAGGAACAGCTCTAAATACAAGTAGAACAGGAGGCTGTGGAGTGTGAAGGGGCAATATATATTCACCGCCCCACCTCCTAGTCTGACGTGTAATTTTCACCAGCATAGCATTCTCCATGAAGCCTCTGTTATACAGCACGTTCAACTTAGAAGGAAGGGCTTCCCCAGTAGCACTCTGCCTTAGATGAGTTTAGCAAATTAGCTAACTGGTGCATTCAGAAGGACAGAAAGAACCGGGCCTCCCCAAACTGGCAAGTCTCAAGTCTCAAGTGAGTAGAGAAGGCATGGTGGCCAAGAGCTTTAAGAGGAAAGGGACGACACTAGGTGCCAGGAAGGATGATGGAGCAGTCAGGGGAGGTGCTTTATAGTTTGAGGACAAACAGCCAAGGGCTGACCCAGCCTAACTAGGCACCGTGATGTAAGAGGACACGTCACACTTCTCAGTGAATGAGACAGGAAGCTCCAGGAATTAGCTGATGTGATGTAATTTTACATAATGAGATAGGAATCTCTTGGAAACAGCCACCCAGGCATGCTTCAACAATAAGGCAGACTTTATCAATTCAATCATTTATGGTTGTCTCAAAATCAGCAAGAATCTCCTATGGTAAAAACTCCATATTTGAACCACACAATAGTACTCTTTGTTgactgcttttttctctctgactttcaTAGTAAATGTCTCCGTGAAGTCACCAGTCTATTTTCCTGGATACTTTTCGCTTTTGCCCTTTACACTGAGAAAAAccattattacatttttttaaactatttaattaaaagaaagaccTGCAGGTGAGTGGATTTTACAggttaaaaaatcattatttactAATAAATACTGATCAATTGATAATATTTAAGCCTAATGTACGTGTAAACGATACTTCCTATTTACAATAGCTCTCAACTTCCgtaattttttcccttccttttttggGGAAATCTTTCTGGTtaacttctgctttctttggaatatattttaaccTTCTTAAGGTTTTTTTATATGCTCCATGTGTATGAAAACAAGCTGTAAATTAATCAAAAGTTTATATAAAAAGTACAAGGGGCTTGCTGAAAATGTTTAGATTTTTTAAGGTTTCACCACAAACCATACCGTGCCATCTTTAGGTTTTAAGATGAGTATTATTAGCTTTTATGACCATTTCCTCCTTGAGTATAAACTTCATTCTATAACACTGTTTACTGAGAAGCAGCAAGTTCTTCTATTCCCAACCCTGGGACATAGGCAGGAACTCTGAACTTCTTATTTATTTGCAAATGGACATTTCTGTCTTCTCACCACCACCTCTGCCCCAGGGTAACCACTCCATTTCATAAATTTGACCATTCAAGGGCTTACCTTTGGCTAACATCCACCTGTTAAGTCAAGCAGCCTGCAAGCTCACACATTCAGCTTTAGTAAGCAACTTTAATCCTGTCTATACCTATATTGCAGCCCTTGATGTCTGTCGAGCTAACGTGAACCCATATGTGGGgtaatatttacaaaagaaaaaggctCCTAACAAGTTGAATCTGATTTCTCTCTATATCATGAAACAGTCTGGACGCTTAAATATGTTTCAGATAATCACTCGAACCTATATTATTtactaaatgtttaaaaatatgagaaagctTTTCCTCCTAGAACCAGAGGTGTGGATCTTCATCTTTCTCTGAGTCTTAGAAAACCACCCAAAATGGTGGACACAACTGACTTTATGAATAAAAAGATCACCTAGATAGTTCTTTACTCTCAGTGTCTCTAGTAGTATCAGCTCGTGGGGTAGGAATTCCCATGAGTTCACAGTGACTTGCACAGGACCTAGGAACTATCAGGGCCTTAGGCAATGCCTCCTCAAAATCAATGCATGGCCTCTAGAACAGCGGCCTCTAATGTCTTTTGAGTCCTGCACTTCTCAGAGAGTCGGATGACAGCTGTGGACTCCGTCCATGGAAAAACTCATGTGTGCACAAAATATTATGTGTGATCTCAGGAAGTTCAAGGACCTCAGTGAAACTCACCCCTGGCATCGGCTTCTGGACAACCTACTGTTTAAGAGTTTGTGTTCTGGGGAAATGGTTGGCAAACTACCGCCCCTGAGCCAAATCTGACCCaccctgtttttgtatggccagAATGGTAAGAATGGTTTCTATATTtctaaatggttgaaaaaataaaagatgaataataTCTCacaacacatgaaaattatatgaaattcatatTTCAATATCCATAAATAAATTCCACTGTGCTTATTAGTAGACCTGTCTTGCAAAAAGTTGTagatatttgttttctctcttgttataCAAGTACCTAAACAATATCCTCAGCTTTTCCTCTTgtctcacaaagcctaaaatatttacttagccatttacagaaaagtttgctgacccttgttCCAGAGGATTCCAAAGAATTCAGCACTCTATCAGTTTCTGGAGTAAAGCACTAATTATACCTAATTCTATTAACATGAATTTAACACTTGTGGCAAGAGTCCACAAGTTGAAAAAGTTTGGCTTTAGAAACCAATACTAAAGAATTCACTAAAATGTTCCTCTAGTTATTAAAATTAGGGTTCTCAACTATTCATTTATAGAACAATAACTACTCAGTGACTAAGAATGGGGAGATAGATGGAATCCCATGAAGGCAAAATTTTAGGAGCCACCAAATGTTGGTCTTAAAGGATTCTGAAGCACCTTTGAATAATAATACAATTCAATGAAAAACTATGACTCAAATAAATACGTCTGGTTTAAGCATACATTTTGGGAACATTGACTTATTACTTAAAATGGGTTATTCCTCAAGCTAGTATAAAGAAGTAAAAGTTAAAGTTTATGCTAAGTCAATCTTTGTGTTTCCTCAACAGCCTAGATGTATTCGTAGCTACTGTAATAATATCAAGGTCAGTCATGATTATTGTTGGATGAATGCAAAATACTTTGTCACTTCAGCTAATCCTGGCCTGAagtcaacataatagaggcctcACCTTCCCTCTCTGAGCTCCTGTCTAATGGTGGATGAGTAAACATTTTCTTGTATAGGATGGTAAACATTTGGTAACAGTTTGTTGATTTGATTTTAAAACCAGGAAAATAGCACTCAACTTTTACTAGCACTCCTATTACCTTAATTTTATTACTCATTTACAAGCATTTATGTAGCAGAAAAGGAAGCCCCTTTCACTGTTACCATGCATGTTTCTATCCTTAGATAATCCCAAAACACATTGAAATGTATAATTTTAGTTTCTATCAGACTTTACTAACTGTTCACATGGATCACAACTGAATAATCTTTGTTTCACAGGTTTTGCTTGGTCATCTCCACACTCTTTGAGTGATGTTCTGCGGAAACTGAAGTGGCCAAAAGGCACACTGCAGGAGATCCACATAACCTCCAGACTAGTTAATTGGTCCCTCAATAATTGAGAGTGAACTTTATAAACAGACGCAAGCTGATAGTGGTGTTTATGTACTAATCATACTTGTTAATGAATAAGTCACTGTGGCCCAAgagagctaagaaaaaaaaataagttcaagGGTCAAAAGTGAATAGTTGTTCTCACCCAGACCTGGCTTTTCTGCCCTTATTAATCAGAGAAGCATTGAAGGTGAGCAGTTAGGCAAAGGATCAATAGGTTACTGTGGGTATCAAAGGTGTACACCATAGCATGCAAGAGAGGGTAAATCATGGTTTGGATCTGCCTGTATTTGGTGGAGAAGCTGCAAAGCAGGCCAGGAGTTATGAAGGAGTACCCAAACACAGATCAGCATAAGCACAGATGATTCCTAGAGGCAAGAATCTAGCAGAGGGCCAATGACTTCTCCCTTCGATGGGCAAGGCCATTTTAACTTTGTTCCTGAGAAGTGAACAAGAATGacctaaaaattatttgttggtGAACCACCATGCAGTAATAATGACAATTCAATTAACTTCAGTATTCCACTAGGAAAGggaaagtataaaagaaaatcaagtggttactcaattttaacaaatggtatgaaagaaaatatgaatttggggggtggggaatgTCAAGAGCTGAGAAAAGCAAAGAACCCACAGGAAGGCTGGAGCCTATAAACATCACAATGCGAGTCCAGGATAAATGGATGCTAAGGGTTACAACGATCGGATGTTCAACAAGCAAGCACTACCACCacgaaaacaacaaaacaaatcaaaacaaaaccttGCATGGCTAATAGAAAGAGAACTCTacggagaaaaaaaagaaaagccaaaagctATAAAAATACAGAGGAGCAGGGACAAATCAGAAATTAAGGGGATCACAAACACATTAATTCACCATCTTACTACTGTTAAATCATACATTCCTAGAGGGTAGAGACTGTTTCTAGTTGATCTTTTTATCCACCTCTTACTATTTTAAatgctggcacagagtagatgctcaaataaatatttactgaattgaaTGAAAAGGGATTCCTAAGCCGTTGATTCCTTTTAGGTTTGCCGGTTAGAAAAATCCAATTCAGAAtcacagcacaaaaaaaaaaacactcaggGATCAAAAGGAGTGCAGAAAGATTGAATAAATCCATCAGTTTTGctctctgctgaggaagactttaAGCAGAAGGCCACTTTCAAACTGTCTTTTGATATAGATGTGAAATGCTGGATCCAACAGTATGAGAAGCACAGGGTACTTTATACACACCTacatgtgcgtgtgcgtgtgcacacatacacacacatatgtacgtGGGCATTTTTTACTTGGAGGGGCTAAATCAGTACCAGAAGAGCTCTGAGAAAAAGATTTAGTGATACCACAGACCAAAATATGCAACCTTTTATTACAAAATGTGTGGTTCAAGGGGACTAGTGAATTGTTAACATGACTGATATCCACAGAATGGTTTAAGAGAGGAGATCAGGTAAAGAAGGGATTAAAATATTTAGCAGATCCATAAAGGATATTATGGCAAGTTAGGATTGTTTGGGGGATCGGTTTAATCTTAAGATTATTATCAGGCGCAGGGGGCAACCACAGGTTTTACACTAGGTCTCTCGATGGCCTTCTCTGTGACAAACTCCCAAACTATATTGATCTGAGCAAGGGCATGGTTTTgtccagaaaaacaaaatcctttaTAGGTGAGACTGGCAGGcattggttttgtttcttgttacTGCTGTTGTTTTGCTTACCCTCCATCAATGAAAAAGATTTTCATAGAGCCCTCCAAACTTCCTGCCTTCATCTTACAACAGCAAGCAATTTTGAGGGAGCCGGCTGGAGCTCAGACTGCAACCAAGAACAGAGAAGCTAACGGGCCCACATAGTCTCATTAGCACTAGGCTCTAACCAACTGAGCTAACCAGCCCCAGAGGAGAAGGACACAAAATGGGCTGAGAGGAGATTACGTTTGATTTATCTCATGGGAACATATGAGGGAGGATAAAGGAAGAATGTTGAGATTTGTTACTATCAAAGAAACTGGACACCGGAAAAGACATCATGTACAAATGCCCTCTGTTTGGTTGCAAAAGTGTAGCATTTTCGTTTAACTTTTGAGAAAACAGATTTCACGATGCATATTAACAGAGTCGGGGAGAGGCAGCAAATCTAGGGCTGgtgtgatttattttgttttactaaaagGAGCTTTAAGTTGTGTGACACACACAGCCTGGGGAAAGGACCCGAATACCTATGCTACTTTGGACCAGTAATTGCAATCAGGAGTGAATCCAGGATCTGTGGGGCCTGGAGCTTAGGCagtgcagtgggggaggggagccttaagaacaaagaatacacaaataccttttgcaaattttacaaacATTGTAAAGCACTGCTggggcccctcccagggccttggaaGAAGACTATGCAAATGAGGGGCCCTGAGCCTTCACTAACCTCAGGGCAAGTCTACCCCTGGGAACAATTTGTTTAACACATAAATAATGTCAGGCTTCAGTTGTTATatctaaaagtaaaatattgtCTAATCTTTCAGAAAATGGAGTAAACTCCAGATGAAAATTTGGGCTCATGGTATCAGTTCATGCACTCCTGTGATGTGATTTGGTCAACCTTAGTCAATGGGGAACTTCACAGGATAATGACAGTATAATTATATTAAGAGCATATTAACCTTATAATTACATAATGCCTGTCATCTACTGACTTGAACATTTTGTAAAAAtcactttacaaaatatttaaagtcatCACATCAAGATGAAAGAGCTAAATGTCATCATTTATCATTTCTCGAGTAGGTAAACTAAGAAACCCACTGAAGAACTTTCATTAAAATACACTATAATTTCTGTACTGACCATGGGACTGGTAACCTGGAATATGGACAGAGTCTTTTTTCCATGAAATCTACAAAATGTTGTgcccaccttttcttttttttgaggaaaattagccctgatctaacatctgccaccaaccctcctcatttttgctgaggaagactgtccctgagctaacattcatgcccatcttcctctactttatatgtgggactcctgccacagcatggcttgacaagtggtgcataggtccgcacccgggatccaaaccttcgaaccctgggccgctgaagcagaacgtgcaaatttaaccactgcgccaccaggctggcccctgtgcccACCTTTTTCATGATAATCTTTAATAAGAGAGCCATGACAACAGGGAGACTGCATAAATATTTCAATCAAAGTTAGTTTATGTGAACTAGAAAAACCATAACTCTGATATGACTATGcaaaatgtataatatattttgatgAGGGAACGATACTATCTTTTTGTCTTTAACTATTAAATCACCGAGCCAGCCATGCTGTTCTAGcagttaagattcagcactctcatcGCTGGGGCCCTGGTCAGGAAactgccactggtatttcaaataccaggaggGTCACCCATGGCGGATAGCCTTCAGTgcagcttccagactaagaaagcctaggaagaaggacctggtcacccactttcAGAAAAATTGGCCGAGAAAACCCAGTGAAGAGTGGCAGAGCATGTCTGACATAATGCCAAAAGATGAGAAggtggtgcaaaaagactgggcagggttctgttctgctgtacacagggccactaggagtcagaatcccctggacagcactaacaacaaactaaatCATCTAACTACTTAAcgttttcaaaaattaaaaagtaaataaatattttgcaattttaCTTCTATTCACTTAAAACTCTCCTAGTCCAAAGTTTCATAGAATAATATACAGTAGACTCTCCTTATCTATGATTTCACTTTCcaaggtttcagttacctgcagtcccaaaatattaaatggaaaattcgagaaacaaacaattcataagttttaaaccgcacgctgttctgagtagcgtgatgaaatctcgcaccgtcctgctccatcctgcccaTGACATGAATCATCCTTTTCTCCAGTGGATCCATGCTGTATACGCCACTCACCTGGTAGTCAGTCACTAAGCAGCCCtctgggttatcagatcaactgtcatggTATCGCAGCGCTTGTGTTCAAGTTACCCTTATTTtactgaataatggccccaaagtgcaaggggagtgatgctggcaattcggatatgccaaagaaaagctgtaaagtgcttcccttaagtgaaaaggtgaaagttctcaacttaggaaagaaaaagattgtatgctgaggttgctaagatctatggtaagaaCAAATCTTCTATGCGTGAAATTGGGAAGAACGAAAAAGAATTTCGTGCTGGTTTTGCAGTCACACCTCAAATACGTATGTATAGGGGAAAACATAGTATATGTAGGGTTGGGTACTATCGATGAtttcaagcatccactg
It encodes:
- the MBNL3 gene encoding muscleblind-like protein 3 isoform X21, whose amino-acid sequence is MFAQQMQFMLQNAQMSSLTSFPMTPSLAANPAMAFNPYLPHPGMGLVPAELLPNAPVLISGNPPFALTGAPGPKLMRSDKLEVCREFQRGNCTRGENDCRYAHPTDVSMIEASDNTVTICMDYIKGRCSREKCKYFHPPAHLQAKLKAAHHQMYHSAANMMALQPGALQLIPKRSALEKTNGATLVFNPSVFHCQQALANLQLPQPAFIPAVPMMHGATPTTVSAATTPATSVPFAATATGNQLKF
- the MBNL3 gene encoding muscleblind-like protein 3 isoform X20, which produces MFAQQMQFMLQNAQMSSLTSFPMTPSLAANPAMAFNPYLPHPGMGLVPAELLPNAPVLISGNPPFALTGAPGPKLMRSDKLEVCREFQRGNCTRGENDCRYAHPTDVSMIEASDNTVTICMDYIKGRCSREKCKYFHPPAHLQAKLKAAHHQMYHSAANMMALQPGALQLIPKRSALEKTNGATLVFNPSVFHCQQALANLQLPQPAFIPAGPILCMAPASSIVPMMHGATPTTVSAATTPATSVPFAATATGNQLKF
- the MBNL3 gene encoding muscleblind-like protein 3 isoform X17, with protein sequence MFAQQMQFMLQNAQMSSLTSFPMTPSLAANPAMAFNPYLPHPGMGLVPAELLPNAPVLISGNPPFALTGAPGPKLMRSDKLEVCREFQRGNCTRGENDCRYAHPTDVSMIEASDNTVTICMDYIKGRCSREKCKYFHPPAHLQAKLKAAHHQMYHSAANMMALQPGALQLIPKRSALEKTNGATLVFNPSVFHCQQALANLQLPQPAFIPAGPILCMAPASSIVPMMHGATPTTVSAATTPATSVPFAATATGNQIPPLSIDELNSSMFVSQM
- the MBNL3 gene encoding muscleblind-like protein 3 isoform X18; the protein is MFAQQMQFMLQNAQMSSLTSFPMTPSLAANPAMAFNPYLPHPGMGLVPAELLPNAPVLISGNPPFALTGAPGPKLMRSDKLEVCREFQRGNCTRGENDCRYAHPTDVSMIEASDNTVTICMDYIKGRCSREKCKYFHPPAHLQAKLKAAHHQMYHSAANMMALQPGALQLIPKRSALEKTNGATLVFNPSVFHCQQALANLQLPQPAFIPAGPILCMAPASSIVPMMHGATPTTVSAATTPATSVPFAATATGNQINPELTSAASPPLFG
- the MBNL3 gene encoding muscleblind-like protein 3 isoform X19, which encodes MFAQQMQFMLQNAQMSSLTSFPMTPSLAANPAMAFNPYLPHPGMGLVPAELLPNAPVLISGNPPFALTGAPGPKLMRSDKLEVCREFQRGNCTRGENDCRYAHPTDVSMIEASDNTVTICMDYIKGRCSREKCKYFHPPAHLQAKLKAAHHQMYHSAANMMALQPGALQLIPKRSALEKTNGATLVFNPSVFHCQQALANLQLPQPAFIPAVPMMHGATPTTVSAATTPATSVPFAATATGNQIPPLSIDELNSSMFVSQM